The following proteins are co-located in the Paenibacillus sp. JNUCC32 genome:
- a CDS encoding AraC family transcriptional regulator, whose amino-acid sequence MDKTLREPMTMPDPQFPIKVHRCEFDGRGQVLFNHHWHEHLEILYFVSGEATLECGSTTFTAKEGDMIVINRNELHYGLSQSDHLFYYALIADFSLLQSHSLDAPEMKFITPITQNRLIFENRISGDDALAPMLSIIKELERQEFGYELAIKSELYRLLTLLLRGYVATVLTQDEYVERMKNVERFAPIFKYIEEHYREDLSVEQLSGMAGLSRFHFSRLFKEISGRTVTEYVNETRLNRADYLLRESPLTVSEIAAATGFNDIYYFSRTFKKYKRMAPSALRKK is encoded by the coding sequence TTGGACAAAACACTGCGAGAACCGATGACGATGCCGGATCCTCAGTTTCCGATCAAGGTTCATCGTTGCGAGTTTGATGGCCGGGGACAGGTATTATTTAATCATCACTGGCATGAGCATCTTGAAATATTATATTTTGTTTCGGGGGAAGCGACGCTGGAATGCGGCTCGACCACCTTTACCGCCAAGGAAGGCGATATGATCGTCATTAACCGAAATGAACTGCATTATGGCCTCAGCCAGTCGGACCATTTGTTTTATTATGCGTTAATCGCAGATTTCTCGCTGCTGCAGAGCCATTCCCTGGATGCGCCCGAGATGAAATTCATCACGCCGATCACCCAGAACCGGCTGATCTTCGAAAACCGAATCAGCGGGGATGATGCGCTGGCGCCCATGCTATCCATTATCAAGGAGCTGGAACGGCAGGAATTCGGTTATGAGCTGGCTATCAAATCGGAGCTGTACCGATTGCTTACGCTCCTGCTTCGAGGTTATGTCGCAACGGTTCTGACGCAGGATGAATACGTCGAGCGGATGAAGAACGTCGAGCGGTTTGCACCGATATTCAAGTATATCGAGGAGCATTACCGGGAGGATCTGTCGGTGGAGCAGTTATCCGGCATGGCCGGCCTCAGCCGTTTTCATTTCAGCCGGTTGTTCAAGGAAATCAGCGGCCGAACCGTAACGGAGTACGTGAATGAAACCAGGCTCAACCGGGCGGATTACCTGCTCCGCGAAAGCCCGCTTACGGTATCGGAAATCGCGGCTGCTACCGGATTCAACGATATTTATTATTTCAGCCGGACCTTCAAGAAATATAAGCGGATGGCTCCATCGGCTTTGCGGAAAAAGTGA
- a CDS encoding copper amine oxidase N-terminal domain-containing protein, with protein sequence MKKRQGVKKLLAGMMAAAIGIAGFLFGGEEVWASGTSSDKPIEIRVNGGKLLLDSPAFIHQGRVMVPFRGISEAMGAEVRWNQADRSAIVSNGKHTTSYTVGHTRAVKDGKVVTLHAPPLLREGRVYIPLRFSAEGLGGKVSWDNKAKEAMIYPLLTPKEAEAALSKISAEAIAFLKNKDFEKLAELAHPDGITFSPYAYVDRQKDVTLSKQQLRQGLNNDAVYRWGEFDGSGEPISMTLDGYYKKFIYSLDFAKAPWIGYNQSKSEGNTVNNASSQYREACIVEYYYDGVDPDYAGMDWESLRLVFERYEDRWVLSGIIHDQWTI encoded by the coding sequence ATGAAGAAACGTCAAGGAGTGAAAAAGCTGCTGGCCGGTATGATGGCGGCAGCGATAGGGATCGCCGGTTTCCTGTTTGGAGGAGAAGAAGTTTGGGCTTCGGGTACATCTTCAGACAAACCTATTGAAATTAGGGTGAATGGCGGCAAATTGCTGCTGGATTCGCCTGCTTTTATTCATCAAGGGAGGGTGATGGTGCCATTCCGCGGCATTTCGGAAGCTATGGGTGCCGAGGTGCGTTGGAATCAAGCCGATCGGTCGGCGATCGTGAGCAATGGCAAACATACGACGAGTTATACCGTTGGGCATACCCGTGCCGTGAAGGACGGCAAGGTCGTGACCCTGCATGCTCCGCCTCTTCTCAGGGAGGGACGGGTTTACATCCCGCTCCGTTTCTCGGCTGAAGGGCTTGGAGGCAAGGTATCCTGGGATAACAAGGCTAAAGAAGCTATGATTTATCCGCTGCTCACGCCGAAAGAAGCAGAAGCCGCCCTGTCCAAAATCAGTGCTGAAGCGATCGCATTTTTGAAAAACAAGGATTTTGAGAAGCTGGCCGAACTCGCTCATCCAGACGGAATCACCTTCTCTCCGTATGCTTACGTCGACCGGCAGAAGGACGTAACGCTCAGCAAGCAGCAGCTGCGGCAGGGATTGAACAACGACGCCGTTTACCGATGGGGTGAGTTTGACGGCAGCGGAGAACCGATTTCGATGACTCTTGATGGCTATTACAAGAAATTCATTTATTCGCTGGACTTTGCGAAGGCGCCGTGGATCGGATATAACCAATCGAAGAGCGAAGGAAATACGGTGAACAATGCCAGCAGCCAGTACAGAGAGGCCTGCATCGTTGAGTATTATTATGATGGAGTTGATCCTGATTATGCGGGCATGGACTGGGAAAGCCTGCGGCTAGTGTTTGAGCGGTATGAGGATCGTTGGGTATTGTCCGGCATCATACATGATCAATGGACGATCTGA
- a CDS encoding MgtC/SapB family protein, with product MDVFQLDTETMLMRLLFAALLGGLIGWERERRNKQAGLKTHLLVAVGSTLIMLTSIYGFDSALINHPNARFDPARLAAQVVSGIGFLGAGAILRRSNHIISGLTTAATLWVAAAIGLSVGSGFYWPAIITTAIVLVSTLVLNKLESRFLFIKKSGSLKIIIEAGDRPVHVSTITELLQKANMTVEGMIVNNDTTEDDSTKVTMEFRVYSFNSKGINGLFEQLWQVEGIKQVRMNWRD from the coding sequence ATGGATGTGTTTCAACTGGATACGGAGACCATGCTGATGCGGCTGCTGTTCGCTGCATTGCTCGGCGGTTTGATCGGTTGGGAGCGGGAACGCCGGAATAAGCAGGCCGGGTTAAAAACCCATCTCTTGGTGGCCGTCGGATCGACGCTGATTATGCTGACTTCCATCTACGGGTTTGATTCTGCACTGATCAATCATCCCAATGCGAGGTTTGATCCTGCCCGGCTGGCGGCACAAGTTGTAAGCGGTATCGGTTTTCTTGGTGCCGGAGCCATATTGCGGCGTTCCAATCATATCATTTCAGGTCTGACCACGGCCGCCACTTTATGGGTGGCAGCGGCTATTGGTTTAAGCGTGGGCTCCGGTTTTTACTGGCCTGCGATCATCACGACAGCGATCGTTCTGGTCAGCACGCTGGTGCTGAATAAATTGGAATCGAGGTTTCTCTTTATCAAAAAGTCCGGCAGCTTAAAGATTATCATCGAGGCGGGTGACCGTCCGGTACATGTGAGCACGATTACGGAATTGCTGCAAAAGGCCAATATGACGGTGGAAGGCATGATCGTGAACAATGACACGACGGAAGACGATTCGACCAAGGTCACAATGGAATTCCGGGTATACTCGTTCAACAGCAAGGGAATTAACGGATTGTTCGAGCAGTTGTGGCAGGTAGAGGGGATTAAGCAGGTTCGCATGAACTGGCGTGATTGA
- a CDS encoding glycerol-3-phosphate dehydrogenase/oxidase: protein MDTSLSAKMRTRYLQDMSAKKLDVLVIGGGITGAGIAWDASCRGMSVGLVEMNDFASGTSGRSTKLIHGGLRYLKQGEIGLVREVGSERALLHRSAPHLVEPIPMLLPIYKKGTYGYFASCVGLYLYDWLAGVKRSERRKMFRRESTLALEPLFRKEGLKGSGYYYEYRTDDARLTVEVVKSARAKGAHIANYAKVREFIYRGGKVAGAQVEDQLSGETYAIYAKKIINAAGPWVDQVRLKDHSLKGKQLLLTKGVHLVVDHAKLPVRQAAYFDVPGGRMIFAIPREGKTYIGTTDTVYKGSIETPGITEEDRRYLIDAINHAFPEAGLKPSDIESGWAGLRPLVREEGKGPSEISRKDELFISDSGLITIAGGKLTGFRRMAEKVVNLAARQLQDADGTIYPPCTTDRVPINGGDLNGLTYAEAQEKLIKQGESLGIRHDDVRRLMTRYGTDTLELFKRIKAASDKTEAVGFRLLRAEIEYSIECEMTMSAVDFLLRRTGWMLFDRPKTERVIASVMSLMGEYLEWDSEEVDRQWELLQDQLQAAWGVAEGNRMELTAAPTDREHVNDAVSKEEAGHPSAVSAMNR from the coding sequence GTGGACACAAGCTTATCCGCCAAGATGCGGACCCGTTATTTACAGGACATGTCGGCAAAAAAGCTGGATGTGCTGGTGATTGGCGGCGGTATCACGGGGGCGGGCATTGCTTGGGACGCCAGCTGCAGAGGGATGAGCGTGGGCTTGGTGGAGATGAATGATTTTGCTTCGGGAACGAGCGGCAGATCAACGAAGCTGATCCACGGGGGACTCCGGTATTTGAAGCAAGGGGAAATCGGCCTGGTACGGGAGGTGGGCTCCGAACGGGCGCTGCTTCACCGCAGCGCTCCGCACCTGGTGGAGCCGATCCCCATGCTGCTCCCTATTTATAAAAAAGGCACCTATGGTTATTTTGCCAGCTGCGTCGGGTTGTATCTGTATGACTGGCTGGCGGGTGTCAAACGCAGCGAACGGCGGAAGATGTTTCGGAGGGAGAGCACCCTGGCCCTTGAACCACTCTTTCGGAAGGAGGGATTGAAAGGTTCCGGTTATTATTACGAATACCGCACCGATGATGCTCGTTTGACGGTCGAAGTGGTAAAGTCTGCAAGGGCTAAGGGAGCGCACATCGCGAATTACGCCAAGGTTCGTGAATTCATTTATCGAGGAGGAAAAGTAGCAGGAGCACAGGTGGAAGACCAATTGAGCGGGGAGACCTATGCGATATACGCCAAAAAAATCATAAACGCCGCTGGTCCATGGGTGGATCAGGTCAGGCTGAAGGATCATTCGCTCAAGGGCAAGCAGCTGCTCTTAACAAAGGGCGTTCACCTGGTGGTGGATCATGCCAAGCTTCCCGTACGACAGGCCGCTTATTTTGATGTGCCTGGCGGCCGTATGATTTTTGCCATTCCGCGGGAGGGCAAGACGTATATCGGAACGACTGATACCGTCTATAAAGGGTCGATTGAGACGCCCGGCATTACCGAGGAAGACCGGCGCTATCTCATCGATGCGATCAATCATGCGTTTCCGGAAGCAGGGCTGAAGCCAAGCGATATCGAATCCGGATGGGCGGGACTGCGGCCGCTCGTTCGCGAGGAAGGAAAAGGTCCTTCGGAAATTTCACGAAAAGATGAGTTGTTTATATCCGATTCCGGTTTGATCACAATTGCAGGCGGAAAGCTGACCGGATTCCGGAGAATGGCCGAAAAGGTCGTTAACCTTGCTGCCAGACAGCTTCAGGACGCCGATGGCACTATCTATCCTCCTTGTACTACGGATCGGGTTCCGATAAACGGAGGAGACTTGAACGGACTCACCTATGCGGAAGCTCAGGAGAAGCTTATTAAACAGGGCGAATCCCTCGGCATCAGGCACGATGACGTGAGGCGCCTTATGACCAGGTATGGTACCGATACCCTTGAACTGTTTAAACGGATCAAGGCTGCTTCCGACAAAACAGAAGCTGTCGGATTTAGATTGCTGCGTGCCGAAATCGAGTATTCCATCGAATGCGAAATGACGATGAGTGCCGTGGATTTTCTGTTAAGAAGAACAGGCTGGATGTTATTCGACCGGCCCAAAACCGAGCGAGTCATTGCTTCGGTCATGAGCTTGATGGGAGAATACTTAGAGTGGGATTCTGAGGAAGTCGACAGGCAATGGGAGCTGCTGCAGGACCAATTGCAGGCGGCATGGGGAGTAGCGGAAGGTAACAGAATGGAGCTGACTGCAGCTCCGACGGATCGGGAACACGTCAATGATGCGGTCTCCAAAGAAGAAGCCGGGCATCCATCGGCCGTGTCGGCGATGAACCGATAA
- a CDS encoding sugar phosphate isomerase/epimerase family protein has translation MKLGISSYSLYQAMNKGEMTITDVIDYVAEIGGEHIEIVPLGFNLKETPELIDTIKSRAASKGLEISNYAIGANFAELDDAAYEAEIERVKGEVDIAAALGVKLMRHDVGSSKDLSITHFLEELPRLANACRIIADYAAERGITTSVENHGYFIQHSDRVKALVQTVNHPNFKTTLDIGNFLCADEVSTVAVANNIGLASMVHFKDFYYRPANRAPGSGWFNTSSGNWLRGAIVGQGDIDMPEVVRIVKESGYDGYISIEFEGMEDCRTGAKFGLEYVRKAWNEA, from the coding sequence ATGAAACTCGGAATAAGCTCGTACAGCCTGTACCAGGCCATGAACAAAGGCGAAATGACCATTACCGACGTCATCGACTACGTTGCGGAGATCGGCGGAGAGCATATCGAGATCGTTCCGCTCGGCTTTAACCTCAAGGAAACGCCGGAGCTGATCGATACGATCAAATCCCGTGCCGCCTCCAAAGGGCTTGAAATCTCCAACTACGCCATCGGCGCCAATTTTGCGGAATTGGATGACGCTGCTTATGAAGCGGAGATTGAACGAGTTAAAGGCGAAGTGGACATTGCGGCTGCGCTTGGCGTCAAGCTGATGCGCCATGACGTAGGCTCTTCCAAGGACTTGTCCATCACGCATTTCCTGGAGGAACTTCCGCGGCTGGCCAATGCATGCCGCATCATTGCCGATTACGCGGCAGAACGCGGCATTACCACCAGCGTGGAGAACCATGGTTACTTCATTCAGCATAGCGACCGCGTCAAAGCTCTGGTTCAGACCGTGAACCACCCTAATTTCAAAACAACCCTGGACATCGGAAACTTCCTCTGTGCAGACGAGGTATCCACCGTGGCTGTCGCGAACAACATCGGCCTCGCGTCCATGGTTCACTTCAAGGACTTCTACTATCGTCCGGCTAACCGCGCGCCCGGATCCGGCTGGTTTAACACCTCCAGCGGCAACTGGCTGCGTGGCGCGATTGTCGGCCAAGGCGATATCGATATGCCGGAAGTCGTTCGCATCGTGAAGGAATCCGGTTACGACGGCTATATCTCGATTGAATTCGAAGGGATGGAAGATTGCCGCACGGGTGCTAAATTTGGTTTGGAATATGTCCGTAAAGCCTGGAACGAAGCTTAA
- a CDS encoding lysoplasmalogenase, giving the protein MKRYLLPLFILIMSLLYIFFIPSEPMLVKLLFKLIPMWLIILFAYRQFPPRATKVHYLLLLGLFFCMIGDGTLIWFVVGLTFFLIGHLFYTAGFLGQWRYSLPRLLSIVPIAAYSVWMGIQLVTSLNSNGEQALIFPVIAYIAVISTMLWTSVMTGNRLAMLGSLLFVISDSILSWNMFVSDILYSNVWIMTTYYAAQFLIARSISAFNWTKARSRGDSSLNASTIH; this is encoded by the coding sequence TTGAAACGATATCTGCTGCCATTATTCATCCTGATCATGAGTCTGCTTTACATTTTCTTCATTCCTTCCGAGCCCATGCTCGTCAAACTGCTGTTCAAACTCATCCCCATGTGGCTCATCATCCTGTTTGCATATCGGCAATTCCCGCCCCGTGCCACGAAAGTTCACTATCTTCTGTTATTGGGACTGTTCTTCTGCATGATCGGTGACGGTACGCTGATCTGGTTTGTCGTTGGCCTTACCTTTTTTCTGATCGGTCACCTGTTCTATACGGCCGGCTTTCTGGGACAATGGCGATATTCGCTTCCCCGCCTCCTCAGCATCGTTCCGATTGCGGCCTATTCCGTCTGGATGGGCATTCAATTGGTAACCTCTCTCAACTCAAATGGGGAGCAGGCTTTGATATTTCCCGTCATCGCTTATATTGCGGTCATTTCGACCATGCTCTGGACCTCCGTCATGACCGGAAACCGGTTAGCCATGCTTGGAAGTCTGCTCTTTGTCATCTCGGACTCGATCCTGTCCTGGAACATGTTTGTTTCCGATATCCTTTATTCGAACGTATGGATCATGACCACGTATTATGCAGCCCAGTTTCTGATAGCCAGAAGCATCTCGGCTTTTAACTGGACGAAAGCGCGGAGCAGGGGCGACTCGTCGCTCAATGCTTCCACCATCCATTAG
- a CDS encoding WD40/YVTN/BNR-like repeat-containing protein, whose translation MIKPRNRMGFMLMMLIAVSVAVGCQPSDKGNGAGSLPTEALGNSLKGDIPETKPPSGTDETSGHTDGSAGNGSAADTQEDPAAEPDVDLSDVTAVRLVNHNSGWIGGEGWIAFSDDGGTEWEVQAQLKGTVRQIFALNGKQAWTVMENNDLYRTTDGGETWNRIGSTPNAGFLHFISPETGFSGQAKTEDGGKTWSIQDMPDTTTRGHDQRAAIDGVVQHFKNDGVNPGKWYVINETKTHN comes from the coding sequence ATGATAAAACCTCGAAACAGGATGGGCTTTATGCTGATGATGTTGATCGCAGTCAGCGTAGCTGTCGGATGTCAGCCATCGGATAAAGGGAATGGGGCCGGGTCTTTGCCGACTGAGGCATTGGGAAACTCCCTCAAGGGAGATATTCCTGAGACAAAGCCGCCTTCCGGCACGGATGAAACCTCAGGCCATACGGATGGCAGCGCAGGAAACGGTTCCGCAGCAGACACGCAAGAAGATCCAGCGGCCGAACCCGATGTGGATTTATCGGATGTGACGGCAGTCCGGCTCGTTAATCATAACTCAGGCTGGATCGGCGGAGAAGGCTGGATTGCTTTTAGTGATGATGGAGGCACCGAATGGGAGGTTCAAGCTCAACTGAAGGGCACAGTACGCCAAATCTTTGCGCTGAACGGAAAGCAGGCCTGGACCGTGATGGAGAATAACGATCTGTACCGTACAACGGATGGCGGAGAAACATGGAACCGGATAGGAAGCACGCCGAATGCCGGCTTTCTCCATTTTATCTCGCCCGAAACGGGATTCAGCGGTCAAGCCAAAACCGAGGACGGAGGCAAGACCTGGAGCATTCAGGATATGCCGGATACGACCACCCGAGGCCATGACCAAAGAGCCGCCATTGACGGAGTCGTTCAACATTTCAAAAACGATGGCGTTAATCCTGGGAAATGGTACGTTATAAACGAGACGAAGACCCATAACTAA
- a CDS encoding glycerol-3-phosphate responsive antiterminator, with translation MKTSVEGAQRISYCLKRKPIITSLMNADELPAVLATESNIVFILKTDIFIIESIVEEIREAGKLSFVHFDLIEGIGKDKTGVKYLAEKVGIDGIVTTKNTAIVEAKKLGLLTVQRLFVFDSVSLDNGIKMIKASNPDAIEVLPGMVCQRIMERIRAEVDVPVIAGGLMIDLEDFDTALKSGVIGISTSSKELWRWQDEHMA, from the coding sequence ATGAAAACCAGTGTTGAAGGTGCACAACGAATTTCGTATTGCTTGAAGCGTAAACCCATTATTACTTCATTAATGAATGCGGATGAACTTCCTGCCGTGTTAGCGACCGAATCGAACATCGTATTTATTCTCAAGACCGATATTTTTATCATTGAATCGATCGTCGAGGAGATTCGCGAGGCAGGCAAGCTTTCGTTTGTGCATTTTGATCTGATTGAAGGGATCGGCAAAGATAAGACGGGAGTTAAGTACTTGGCTGAGAAGGTTGGCATCGACGGGATTGTCACGACAAAAAACACGGCGATTGTGGAAGCAAAGAAGCTGGGCTTGTTAACGGTTCAGCGTCTGTTCGTATTTGACTCCGTCTCCCTGGACAACGGGATCAAGATGATTAAGGCCTCCAATCCCGATGCCATTGAAGTGCTCCCGGGCATGGTGTGCCAGCGGATTATGGAACGTATTCGCGCAGAGGTGGACGTGCCTGTCATTGCTGGGGGGCTCATGATCGATTTGGAGGATTTTGATACGGCTCTAAAGAGCGGTGTAATCGGCATATCCACCTCCAGCAAAGAGTTATGGCGCTGGCAGGATGAACATATGGCATAA
- a CDS encoding Gfo/Idh/MocA family protein: MKSINVGVIGTGSISAMHLQSYQKHANANLLAVCDLNEERAQRAAEKYGATKVYTDYKELLADPEIDAVSICTWNNTHAEISIAALNAGKHVLVEKPLCRTVEEALQVQEAVKSSGKMLQVGFVRRYDPNAQMLREFADKGEFGEIYFAKASSIRRLGNPGGWFSDIERSGGGPLIDIGVHVIDLCWYMMGRPKPVAVSANTYRKLGNRSNVRNLSFYKAADYDAEKNTVEDMANAMIRFENGASLLVDVSFTLHSKENLQSVKLYGDKGGFEIDPEVSIVTEKHDTIINIQPQTDNKGFDFDAAFQSEVNHFISCIENGTTPLSPVEDGVEIMKILCGIYESAEKGAEVLL; encoded by the coding sequence ATGAAATCTATTAATGTTGGCGTCATTGGCACTGGATCAATCTCTGCTATGCATTTGCAATCCTATCAAAAACATGCGAACGCGAATTTGCTCGCCGTGTGCGATTTAAACGAAGAAAGAGCACAGCGCGCAGCTGAAAAATACGGCGCTACCAAAGTCTACACGGACTATAAAGAACTTCTGGCCGATCCGGAAATCGATGCGGTAAGCATCTGTACCTGGAACAATACGCATGCCGAAATCAGCATTGCGGCACTGAATGCCGGCAAACACGTTCTGGTTGAGAAACCGCTTTGCCGCACCGTTGAGGAAGCGCTTCAAGTACAGGAGGCCGTGAAATCCTCCGGCAAGATGCTCCAGGTCGGTTTCGTAAGACGCTATGACCCTAACGCTCAAATGCTCCGCGAGTTTGCAGACAAGGGTGAATTCGGGGAGATCTACTTCGCGAAGGCTTCCTCCATTCGCCGCCTCGGCAATCCGGGCGGCTGGTTCTCCGACATCGAACGTTCCGGCGGCGGACCGCTCATCGATATCGGCGTGCACGTCATCGATCTGTGCTGGTACATGATGGGCCGTCCGAAGCCGGTTGCCGTCAGTGCCAATACATACCGGAAGCTGGGCAATCGCTCAAACGTGCGCAACCTGTCCTTCTATAAAGCAGCTGATTATGATGCTGAGAAGAACACCGTCGAGGATATGGCGAATGCAATGATCCGTTTTGAAAACGGCGCCTCTTTGTTGGTGGACGTAAGCTTCACGCTGCACTCGAAGGAAAATCTGCAATCCGTTAAATTGTATGGAGACAAGGGCGGATTCGAGATCGACCCTGAGGTTTCCATCGTAACCGAGAAGCACGATACCATCATCAACATCCAGCCGCAAACCGACAACAAGGGATTCGACTTCGATGCTGCTTTCCAAAGCGAGGTCAATCACTTCATTTCCTGTATCGAGAACGGCACAACACCGCTCAGCCCGGTTGAAGACGGCGTTGAGATCATGAAGATTCTGTGCGGCATCTATGAATCCGCCGAGAAAGGGGCTGAAGTTCTCCTATGA
- a CDS encoding HAD-IIA family hydrolase, producing MDHFAGYIFDLDGTIYLGAEAIDGAVETIHYLQGLDKRLLFLTNKTIDSRENYLKKLAKLGIQVELNHILNPALVTIHYLQKHHPDAKVYVIGEDILKAELLDNGIRFASSPEETDVVVVSWDRDFHYRHLDFAYQAIKGGAEVIATHPDRTCPMPGGDVPDCGGMIGAIEGTAGITITTVMGKPSVLTALTALDILGVKAEDCLMSGDRLETDIKMGNQAGMSTALVLTGVSTKEDLMDSSVKPTYVLNSVHDIYLSGTALQQANEAQ from the coding sequence ATGGATCATTTTGCAGGGTATATTTTTGATTTGGACGGTACGATTTATCTTGGGGCCGAGGCCATCGACGGTGCGGTGGAGACCATTCATTACTTGCAGGGATTGGATAAGAGGCTGTTGTTTTTGACCAACAAAACGATAGACTCTAGGGAGAATTATTTGAAGAAATTAGCGAAGCTTGGCATTCAGGTTGAATTGAATCATATTCTGAATCCCGCGCTTGTTACGATTCATTATCTTCAGAAGCATCATCCGGACGCAAAAGTATATGTCATTGGCGAGGATATATTGAAGGCTGAGCTGCTGGATAATGGGATACGATTCGCCTCATCCCCGGAGGAAACCGACGTCGTGGTCGTATCGTGGGATCGGGATTTTCACTATCGTCATCTGGATTTTGCATATCAGGCGATCAAGGGGGGCGCTGAGGTTATTGCTACCCACCCGGATCGAACATGTCCGATGCCTGGCGGCGATGTTCCGGATTGCGGCGGCATGATTGGTGCCATCGAAGGCACTGCCGGCATTACCATTACGACGGTCATGGGCAAACCCTCCGTCTTGACGGCATTGACGGCTCTTGATATTTTGGGAGTGAAGGCCGAAGATTGCCTGATGTCGGGGGATCGGCTGGAGACGGATATCAAGATGGGCAATCAGGCGGGAATGAGCACGGCTTTGGTGCTGACCGGGGTGTCGACCAAGGAGGATCTGATGGACAGTAGCGTGAAGCCCACCTATGTGCTGAATTCGGTTCACGATATTTATCTCAGCGGTACTGCCTTGCAGCAGGCAAACGAAGCGCAATGA
- a CDS encoding helix-turn-helix domain-containing protein, producing the protein MPTQLQQEKHSIEAWSLINRKYLGKGVRVKRFRRPTRCQIRNRVLLAVLMANDIKLSQLAEELGVSSRSVSAWVYEGRVPGKNNLEKACDYLGYPRHILFREELLDKSPLICQPAPSRFMKRTLTRSPVSNRILTGLCMVHDLSVSDVSRWIGVHPGTFRKWLHQGTVPSAAFQEKAEQFFRIPKSVLFADCALKQESR; encoded by the coding sequence ATGCCTACACAACTGCAGCAAGAAAAACACTCCATTGAGGCGTGGTCCCTGATCAACCGTAAATATTTGGGGAAAGGCGTGCGAGTCAAGCGCTTTCGTCGGCCGACCCGCTGCCAAATTCGTAACCGCGTCCTGCTAGCCGTACTTATGGCCAACGATATCAAATTGTCGCAATTGGCCGAGGAACTGGGAGTATCCTCCCGTAGCGTCAGCGCCTGGGTATATGAGGGACGCGTTCCCGGAAAAAACAACCTGGAGAAAGCCTGCGACTACTTGGGTTATCCCCGCCACATTCTCTTCAGAGAAGAATTGCTGGACAAGTCGCCCTTGATCTGTCAGCCAGCGCCTTCCCGATTCATGAAACGCACCCTGACACGCTCTCCGGTCAGCAATCGGATTCTGACAGGCCTGTGCATGGTTCATGATTTGTCGGTGAGCGATGTCAGCCGCTGGATCGGCGTGCATCCCGGCACGTTCCGCAAATGGCTGCACCAAGGCACCGTACCTTCAGCAGCATTTCAGGAGAAAGCGGAACAGTTCTTTCGAATCCCTAAGTCTGTGTTATTCGCAGATTGCGCACTGAAGCAAGAGTCCCGATAA